CTATAGCGCCTGGGATGCCCTGAGCCTTTACAAGGCCGGTCAGGTGATCAGCGAGGTTGAGGTCTGGAAGGGCCAGGCCAAGAAGGTCAAACTGGGCGCGGCGCAGCCGGTGTTTGTGACCGTGCCGCGTGGTGAGGGCGCGAAGCTGCAAACCGAAGTGCAGCGCACCGACCCCTTGGTGGCGCCGCTGCAAAAGGGTCAGCGCGTGGGCAGTTTGAAGGTGAAGTCTGCTGCCGGGGCTTTGTTGGCCGAGCGCGAGCTGGTGGTTCTGGAGCCTGTGGCCGAGGCTGGGGTGCTGGGGCGCTTGTGGGACGCTCTGCGACTCTGGATCAAATAAGAGCTCAAGGAGTCGAGCATGAAGCCTGAAGAGTCATTGATTGAGTACCCGTCGCAGTTCCCCATCAAGGTGATGGGCGCCAAGGTGGACGGATTTGTCGAAGCCATCGCCCATGTGGCGCAGCAGTTTGATCCAGGCTTTGATGCCGCCACCATTGAGCAGCGCCCCTCCAAGGCGGGCAATTACCTCGGTTTGACGATCACGGTAACGGCCACCAGCCGTGAGCAACTCGACGAGCTCTATCGCACCTTGACCACGCACCCCATGGTGAAAGTGGTTCTGTAGCCCCCATGCAGATTCGACACCTGGGCCGGGTGGATTGGGCGGAGACGGCCGCCGCCATGCAGGCCTTTACGGCCGCGCGCGGCCCGGACACCGAGGATGAGTTGTGGCTTTGCGAGCATCCGCCCGTGTTCACCTTGGGCTTGGCTGCCAAACCGGAACACCTGCTGGCCCCAGGCGACATTCCGGTGGTTCAAAGCAACCGTGGCGGGCAAGTGACCTATCACGGCCCGGGCCAGATCGTGGCCTATCCCCTGGTGGACTTGGGGCGGCTGGGCATCTATGTGCGCGAGTATGTGTTCCGGCTGGAGGCGGCACTGATCCAGACCTTGGAGCGCCTGGGGTTCACCGGCCTGCGGGTGGCAGGGGCCCCCGGCATTTATGTGCGTCTGTCCGATCCGCGAGCCCATGCCGCGCCTAGTGGCCCCGCACTCGATCCCTTCGCGGGCTTGGGCAAAGTGGCGGCGCTAGGGGTCAAGATCAGCCGCCACTGCAGCTATCACGGCCTGGCGCTCAATGTGGCCATGGACCTTGAGCCCTTCCTGCGCATCAACCCCTGTGGTTATCCCGGATTGCGAACGGTGGACCTCGCTACACTCGGCGGCCCCAGCGATTGGGCGGCCGTTGCCGCCCTGCTCTCCGAGCGGCTGGCCGCGCAGTTACAGCCATGACCACCGACGACATCAGCTCCTACGATCCGACCCAAAAGCAAAAGGGTGACGCCAAGACCCGCCGCATTCCCATCAAGGTGGTGGCGGCCGAGGTGCTGAAGAAGCCGGATTGGATCCGCGTGCGCGCGGGCTCGCCCAATACGCGCTTCTATGAAATCAAGCAGATCCTGCGCGAGCACAAGCTGCACACGGTTTGCGAAGAGGCAAGCTGCCCCAATATCGGCGAATGCTTCGGCCATGGCACGGCCACCTTCATGATCATGGGGGACAAGTGCACCCGTCGCTGCCCCTTCTGTGACGTGGGGCATGGCCGCCCGGACCCGCTGGACCCGCAGGAGCCGGCGAATCTGGCCAAGACCATCGGCGCGCTCAAGTTGAAGTACGTCGTCATCACCAGCGTGGATCGTGACGACTTGAAGGATGGCGGCGCCCAGCACTTTGTGGACTGCATTCGCGCCACCCGCGAGGCCTCACCGGCCACCCGCATCGAGGTCCTGGTGCCCGACTTCCGGGGCCGCCTGGACCGCGCGCTGGACATCCTGAAGGCCGCGCCGCCTGATGTGATGAACCACAACCTCGAAACGGTGCCGCGTCTTTACAAGGAGGCGCGACCGGGCTCGGATTACGCTTTCTCGCTCAGCCTGCTGCAGCGCTTCAAGGAGGCTGTGCCCCATGTGCCGACCAAGAGCGGCTTGATGGTGGGCCTGGGCGAGACCGATGAAGAAATTCTGCAGGTGATGCGCGACCTGCGCGCGCACGGCGTGGACATGCTCACCATTGGCCAATACCTGGCGCCTACCGGCCACCACCTGCCCGTGCGGCGCTATGTCCACCCGGACACCTTCAAGATGTTCGAGCGCGAGGCGCAGGCCATGGGTTTCAGCCACGCCGCTGTGGGCGCCTTGGTGCGATCCAGCTACCACGCCGACCGCCAGGCGGCGGAAGCCGGCGCGATTTAGGCCCAACCCTGGTGCGGCCCCATGGGCCGCCTCCCTCTCATGAGGCCGCCGCCAGTGGTCCGGCGATGCCGGCTCCACGGCGGTTGCCTGATGGGGAATCTAGGCGGACAGCAGTTCTTCGATCAGTTTGTGCAGGGCCGGGAAATCCGGTTCGCCCAAGATGCGCTTGACGATGCGCCCCTGCTTGTCAATGACAAAGGTGGTGGGCGTCATGCGCACCGGCCCGAAGGCATGGGCAATGGCGCCGGTGTTGTCGATGGCCACGCCGA
Above is a window of Inhella inkyongensis DNA encoding:
- a CDS encoding DUF493 family protein, whose amino-acid sequence is MKPEESLIEYPSQFPIKVMGAKVDGFVEAIAHVAQQFDPGFDAATIEQRPSKAGNYLGLTITVTATSREQLDELYRTLTTHPMVKVVL
- the lipA gene encoding lipoyl synthase, encoding MTTDDISSYDPTQKQKGDAKTRRIPIKVVAAEVLKKPDWIRVRAGSPNTRFYEIKQILREHKLHTVCEEASCPNIGECFGHGTATFMIMGDKCTRRCPFCDVGHGRPDPLDPQEPANLAKTIGALKLKYVVITSVDRDDLKDGGAQHFVDCIRATREASPATRIEVLVPDFRGRLDRALDILKAAPPDVMNHNLETVPRLYKEARPGSDYAFSLSLLQRFKEAVPHVPTKSGLMVGLGETDEEILQVMRDLRAHGVDMLTIGQYLAPTGHHLPVRRYVHPDTFKMFEREAQAMGFSHAAVGALVRSSYHADRQAAEAGAI
- the lipB gene encoding lipoyl(octanoyl) transferase LipB, producing MQIRHLGRVDWAETAAAMQAFTAARGPDTEDELWLCEHPPVFTLGLAAKPEHLLAPGDIPVVQSNRGGQVTYHGPGQIVAYPLVDLGRLGIYVREYVFRLEAALIQTLERLGFTGLRVAGAPGIYVRLSDPRAHAAPSGPALDPFAGLGKVAALGVKISRHCSYHGLALNVAMDLEPFLRINPCGYPGLRTVDLATLGGPSDWAAVAALLSERLAAQLQP